In a single window of the Cucurbita pepo subsp. pepo cultivar mu-cu-16 unplaced genomic scaffold, ASM280686v2 Cp4.1_scaffold000174, whole genome shotgun sequence genome:
- the LOC111784223 gene encoding uncharacterized protein LOC111784223 isoform X2 — MSSHDLEFDDDMMGLCIDAGMNGLAPVNKENSRTDWTLDMDQYLVKLMIDQVRKGCRINGAFKKQSWRDMITIFNAEFGYQYKKSFLKHRYRKLKAYYIDLRILLEARGFSWDEKQQMVVADDGVWDDYIKANPDACAYRKRTLLNFLDLSLIYDDTMSNGQCDHMQQLKHFECGFLPQDTGENVHSHADNDSSSMHWSLEMDGYFIDLMLEVVGKVKNIDYNDDLMWTNIIASFKERFGLVFNQDSFRRHFKSLEKQYFDLKNILKQRGFWWDERRHSVIAYDDTWSAYIKEHPHAKSYRTGPIPSYNDLCLIYGNSVPDGGQGPKQFDQGIASGGKGVRTSNSYHWRSDWTPQTDRWFIDLMLHQVRIGNMVDQNFNKQAWDHMVSKFSAEFGPQHDEDVLKSRFFNLRKRFHDMKFLLDQDGFVWDELQQMIIAEDDLWDTYIEEYPDARSYQNRALPNFNDLFLIFGNSKTSNHQHYLFDSVDTIDSYPEVNIVDEEEEQFFSDNSDQAIIEWTNQMDDYYVDLMLEQVRRGNKIGSTFTDHAWAWMVASFNKTFELTCDRDLLESRFFSIKKEYKDAQHMVDQKNMARGGIHQSMVTDNDVCEARIKELANDSVRRGRIIHRYEDLCLIYNDEFRDGRLDSSRLNVKVEDATRKICRSDSFTECKTPYERKGFESSTPSTSFGSKRVKRIKEEMQEIDSSKGSLVKNMVHVVDYSIENVVSALQSVPDMDDELFLEACKLLEDERKAKVFVAMDVTTRKRWLSKKLCG; from the exons ATGTCGAGCCATGACTTAGAGtttgatgatgacatgatggGATTGTGTATAG ATGCTGGCATGAATGGCCTTGCCCCTGTGAATAAAGAGAATTCAAGAACAGACTGGACTCTTGATATGGATCAGTACCTTGTGAAACTTATGATCGACCAAGTGAGAAAAGGCTGCAGGATAAATGGTGCTTTCAAGAAGCAGTCATGGAGAGATATGATCACTATCTTTAATGCTGAATTTGGCTATCAATATAAGAAGAGTTTCTTGAAACATCGTTATAGGAAATTGAAAGCATACTATATTGATCTAAGGATTCTACTTGAGGCCAGAGGCTTCTCATGGGATGAGAAACAACAAATGGTGGTAGCGGATGATGGTGTGTGGGATGATTATATCAAG GCAAATCCAGATGCCTGTGCATATAGAAAAAGGACCTTGCTAAATTTTCTAGATTTGAGTTTGATCTACGATGATACGATGAGCAATGGGCAATGTGATCATATGCAGCAATTGAAGCATTTTGAATGTGGCTTCTTACCTCAAGATACTG GAGAAAACGTCCATTCCCATGCTGACAATGATTCTTCAAGCATGCACTGGTCTCTTGAAATGGATGGTTATTTCATTGATCTTATGCTGGAGGTTGTGGGTAAAGTGAAGAATATTGATTACAATGATGATCTTATGTGGACTAACATAATTGCCTCGTtcaaggaaagatttggactGGTATTTAACCAAGATTCCTTTCGGAGGCATTTCAAAAGTTTGGAGAAGCAATactttgatttaaaaaatattctcaagCAGAGAGGATTTTGGTGGGATGAAAGACGACATTCAGTAATTGCATACGATGATACTTGGTCTGCATATATTAAG GAACACCCACATGCAAAATCATACAGAACTGGTCCAATACCTAGCTATAATGATCTGTGCTTGATTTATGGAAATTCAGTTCCTGATGGAGGGCAGGGGCCAAAACAATTTGATCAAGGAATCGCTAGTGGTGGCAAAG gtgtCAGAACTAGCAATAGCTATCACTGGAGATCTGATTGGACACCTCAAACAGACAGATGGTTTATTGATCTAATGTTACATCAAGTTCGCATCGGAAATATGGTTgatcaaaatttcaacaaacaaGCTTGGGATCATATGGTTTCCAAGTTCAGTGCAGAATTTGGGCCTCAACACGATGAAGATGTATTAAAAAGtagattttttaatcttaGGAAAAGATTTCATGATATGAAATTTCTACTTGATCAGGATGGTTTTGTCTGGGATGAGTTACAACAGATGATAATTGCTGAAGATGACCTCTGGGACACATACATTGAG GAATATCCAGATGCAAGATCGTACCAGAACAGGGCTCTTCCAAATTTCAATGATTTGTTCTTGATATTTGGAAACAGCAAGACTTCAAATCAccaacattatttatttgactCTGTGGATACCATTGACAGTTATCCGGAAGTAAATATTG TAGATGAAGAGGAGGAGCAATTCTTTTCTGATAACAGTGATCAAGCAATAATTGAATGGACGAACCAGATGGATGATTATTATGTTGACCTCATGCTAGAGCAAGTCCGTAGAGGGAACAAGATCGGATCTACATTCACTGATCATGCTTGGGCCTGGATGGTTGCCTCATTTAACAAGACATTTGAACTTACGTGTGATAGAGATCTCCTTGAAAGTCGATTCTTTAGCATAAAGAAGGAATATAAAGATGCTCAACATATGGTCGATCAGAAAAATATGGCACGTGGCGGAATTCACCAATCTATGGTAACCGATAATGATGTATGTGAAGCTCGTATTAAG GAGCTTGCAAATGATAGTGTACGCAGAGGCAGAATCATCCATAGGTATGAAGATTTGTGCTTGATATATAATGATGAGTTTCGAGATGGAAGATTAGATAGCTCTCGTCTGAATGTAAAGGTTGAAGACGCTACTCGAAAAATTTGTAGAAGTGATTCGTTTACAGAATGTAAAACACCTTATGAGAGAAAGGGGTTTGAATCTTCCACTCCATCAACTTCCTTTGGGAGCAAAAGGGTTAAGAGAATCAAGGAAGAGATGCAGGAAATAGACAGTAGTAAGGGAAGTTTGGTGAAAAATATGGTCCATGTCGTGGATTACTCAATAGAAAATGTTGTTTCTGCACTCCAGAGTGTGCCAGACATGGATGATGAGTTGTTTTTGGAAGCTTGTAAGCTTTTAGAAGATGAGAGGAAGGCCAAGGTGTTCGTCGCCATGGATGTCACGACACGAAAGAGATGGTTATCGAAAAAGCTTTGCGGATAG
- the LOC111784223 gene encoding uncharacterized protein LOC111784223 isoform X3, protein MNGLAPVNKENSRTDWTLDMDQYLVKLMIDQVRKGCRINGAFKKQSWRDMITIFNAEFGYQYKKSFLKHRYRKLKAYYIDLRILLEARGFSWDEKQQMVVADDGVWDDYIKANPDACAYRKRTLLNFLDLSLIYDDTMSNGQCDHMQQLKHFECGFLPQDTGENVHSHADNDSSSMHWSLEMDGYFIDLMLEVVGKVKNIDYNDDLMWTNIIASFKERFGLVFNQDSFRRHFKSLEKQYFDLKNILKQRGFWWDERRHSVIAYDDTWSAYIKEHPHAKSYRTGPIPSYNDLCLIYGNSVPDGGQGPKQFDQGIASGGKGVRTSNSYHWRSDWTPQTDRWFIDLMLHQVRIGNMVDQNFNKQAWDHMVSKFSAEFGPQHDEDVLKSRFFNLRKRFHDMKFLLDQDGFVWDELQQMIIAEDDLWDTYIEEYPDARSYQNRALPNFNDLFLIFGNSKTSNHQHYLFDSVDTIDSYPEVNIVDEEEEQFFSDNSDQAIIEWTNQMDDYYVDLMLEQVRRGNKIGSTFTDHAWAWMVASFNKTFELTCDRDLLESRFFSIKKEYKDAQHMVDQKNMARGGIHQSMVTDNDVCEARIKELANDSVRRGRIIHRYEDLCLIYNDEFRDGRLDSSRLNVKVEDATRKICRSDSFTECKTPYERKGFESSTPSTSFGSKRVKRIKEEMQEIDSSKGSLVKNMVHVVDYSIENVVSALQSVPDMDDELFLEACKLLEDERKAKVFVAMDVTTRKRWLSKKLCG, encoded by the exons ATGAATGGCCTTGCCCCTGTGAATAAAGAGAATTCAAGAACAGACTGGACTCTTGATATGGATCAGTACCTTGTGAAACTTATGATCGACCAAGTGAGAAAAGGCTGCAGGATAAATGGTGCTTTCAAGAAGCAGTCATGGAGAGATATGATCACTATCTTTAATGCTGAATTTGGCTATCAATATAAGAAGAGTTTCTTGAAACATCGTTATAGGAAATTGAAAGCATACTATATTGATCTAAGGATTCTACTTGAGGCCAGAGGCTTCTCATGGGATGAGAAACAACAAATGGTGGTAGCGGATGATGGTGTGTGGGATGATTATATCAAG GCAAATCCAGATGCCTGTGCATATAGAAAAAGGACCTTGCTAAATTTTCTAGATTTGAGTTTGATCTACGATGATACGATGAGCAATGGGCAATGTGATCATATGCAGCAATTGAAGCATTTTGAATGTGGCTTCTTACCTCAAGATACTG GAGAAAACGTCCATTCCCATGCTGACAATGATTCTTCAAGCATGCACTGGTCTCTTGAAATGGATGGTTATTTCATTGATCTTATGCTGGAGGTTGTGGGTAAAGTGAAGAATATTGATTACAATGATGATCTTATGTGGACTAACATAATTGCCTCGTtcaaggaaagatttggactGGTATTTAACCAAGATTCCTTTCGGAGGCATTTCAAAAGTTTGGAGAAGCAATactttgatttaaaaaatattctcaagCAGAGAGGATTTTGGTGGGATGAAAGACGACATTCAGTAATTGCATACGATGATACTTGGTCTGCATATATTAAG GAACACCCACATGCAAAATCATACAGAACTGGTCCAATACCTAGCTATAATGATCTGTGCTTGATTTATGGAAATTCAGTTCCTGATGGAGGGCAGGGGCCAAAACAATTTGATCAAGGAATCGCTAGTGGTGGCAAAG gtgtCAGAACTAGCAATAGCTATCACTGGAGATCTGATTGGACACCTCAAACAGACAGATGGTTTATTGATCTAATGTTACATCAAGTTCGCATCGGAAATATGGTTgatcaaaatttcaacaaacaaGCTTGGGATCATATGGTTTCCAAGTTCAGTGCAGAATTTGGGCCTCAACACGATGAAGATGTATTAAAAAGtagattttttaatcttaGGAAAAGATTTCATGATATGAAATTTCTACTTGATCAGGATGGTTTTGTCTGGGATGAGTTACAACAGATGATAATTGCTGAAGATGACCTCTGGGACACATACATTGAG GAATATCCAGATGCAAGATCGTACCAGAACAGGGCTCTTCCAAATTTCAATGATTTGTTCTTGATATTTGGAAACAGCAAGACTTCAAATCAccaacattatttatttgactCTGTGGATACCATTGACAGTTATCCGGAAGTAAATATTG TAGATGAAGAGGAGGAGCAATTCTTTTCTGATAACAGTGATCAAGCAATAATTGAATGGACGAACCAGATGGATGATTATTATGTTGACCTCATGCTAGAGCAAGTCCGTAGAGGGAACAAGATCGGATCTACATTCACTGATCATGCTTGGGCCTGGATGGTTGCCTCATTTAACAAGACATTTGAACTTACGTGTGATAGAGATCTCCTTGAAAGTCGATTCTTTAGCATAAAGAAGGAATATAAAGATGCTCAACATATGGTCGATCAGAAAAATATGGCACGTGGCGGAATTCACCAATCTATGGTAACCGATAATGATGTATGTGAAGCTCGTATTAAG GAGCTTGCAAATGATAGTGTACGCAGAGGCAGAATCATCCATAGGTATGAAGATTTGTGCTTGATATATAATGATGAGTTTCGAGATGGAAGATTAGATAGCTCTCGTCTGAATGTAAAGGTTGAAGACGCTACTCGAAAAATTTGTAGAAGTGATTCGTTTACAGAATGTAAAACACCTTATGAGAGAAAGGGGTTTGAATCTTCCACTCCATCAACTTCCTTTGGGAGCAAAAGGGTTAAGAGAATCAAGGAAGAGATGCAGGAAATAGACAGTAGTAAGGGAAGTTTGGTGAAAAATATGGTCCATGTCGTGGATTACTCAATAGAAAATGTTGTTTCTGCACTCCAGAGTGTGCCAGACATGGATGATGAGTTGTTTTTGGAAGCTTGTAAGCTTTTAGAAGATGAGAGGAAGGCCAAGGTGTTCGTCGCCATGGATGTCACGACACGAAAGAGATGGTTATCGAAAAAGCTTTGCGGATAG
- the LOC111784223 gene encoding uncharacterized protein LOC111784223 isoform X1 codes for MNDQAGISSDRLRTNWTPAMEQYFIDLMLDQVHKGNRMGHTFNKQAWNDMLMMFNARFGSPYDINILKCRYTNLWKQFNDIRNLLDNEGFSWDNTRQIIIAENNIWDSFIRAHPDIQSYRNRSLINFNDLCLIYAHTTADGRYSMSSHDLEFDDDMMGLCIDAGMNGLAPVNKENSRTDWTLDMDQYLVKLMIDQVRKGCRINGAFKKQSWRDMITIFNAEFGYQYKKSFLKHRYRKLKAYYIDLRILLEARGFSWDEKQQMVVADDGVWDDYIKANPDACAYRKRTLLNFLDLSLIYDDTMSNGQCDHMQQLKHFECGFLPQDTGENVHSHADNDSSSMHWSLEMDGYFIDLMLEVVGKVKNIDYNDDLMWTNIIASFKERFGLVFNQDSFRRHFKSLEKQYFDLKNILKQRGFWWDERRHSVIAYDDTWSAYIKEHPHAKSYRTGPIPSYNDLCLIYGNSVPDGGQGPKQFDQGIASGGKGVRTSNSYHWRSDWTPQTDRWFIDLMLHQVRIGNMVDQNFNKQAWDHMVSKFSAEFGPQHDEDVLKSRFFNLRKRFHDMKFLLDQDGFVWDELQQMIIAEDDLWDTYIEEYPDARSYQNRALPNFNDLFLIFGNSKTSNHQHYLFDSVDTIDSYPEVNIVDEEEEQFFSDNSDQAIIEWTNQMDDYYVDLMLEQVRRGNKIGSTFTDHAWAWMVASFNKTFELTCDRDLLESRFFSIKKEYKDAQHMVDQKNMARGGIHQSMVTDNDVCEARIKELANDSVRRGRIIHRYEDLCLIYNDEFRDGRLDSSRLNVKVEDATRKICRSDSFTECKTPYERKGFESSTPSTSFGSKRVKRIKEEMQEIDSSKGSLVKNMVHVVDYSIENVVSALQSVPDMDDELFLEACKLLEDERKAKVFVAMDVTTRKRWLSKKLCG; via the exons ATGAATGACCAAGCCGGTATCAGCAGTGATCGCTTGAGGACAAATTGGACACCGGCAATGGAGCAATATTTTATTGATCTTATGTTAGATCAAGTGCATAAAGGCAACAGGATGGGTCATACATTCAATAAACAAGCTTGGAATGACATGCTGATGATGTTCAATGCTAGATTTGGGTCTCCATATGAcattaatatcttaaaatgTCGTTACACTAATTTATGGAAACAATTTAATGACATAAGGAATCTCCTTGATAATGAAGGGTTTTCTTGGGATAATACTAGACAAATAATCATCGCAGAGAATAATATTTGGGACAGCTTCATCAGG GCCCATCCAGATATTCAGTCGTACAGGAACAGGTCTCTGATAAATTTCAATGATTTGTGTTTGATATATGCACATACTACTGCTGATGGGAGATATAGTATGTCGAGCCATGACTTAGAGtttgatgatgacatgatggGATTGTGTATAG ATGCTGGCATGAATGGCCTTGCCCCTGTGAATAAAGAGAATTCAAGAACAGACTGGACTCTTGATATGGATCAGTACCTTGTGAAACTTATGATCGACCAAGTGAGAAAAGGCTGCAGGATAAATGGTGCTTTCAAGAAGCAGTCATGGAGAGATATGATCACTATCTTTAATGCTGAATTTGGCTATCAATATAAGAAGAGTTTCTTGAAACATCGTTATAGGAAATTGAAAGCATACTATATTGATCTAAGGATTCTACTTGAGGCCAGAGGCTTCTCATGGGATGAGAAACAACAAATGGTGGTAGCGGATGATGGTGTGTGGGATGATTATATCAAG GCAAATCCAGATGCCTGTGCATATAGAAAAAGGACCTTGCTAAATTTTCTAGATTTGAGTTTGATCTACGATGATACGATGAGCAATGGGCAATGTGATCATATGCAGCAATTGAAGCATTTTGAATGTGGCTTCTTACCTCAAGATACTG GAGAAAACGTCCATTCCCATGCTGACAATGATTCTTCAAGCATGCACTGGTCTCTTGAAATGGATGGTTATTTCATTGATCTTATGCTGGAGGTTGTGGGTAAAGTGAAGAATATTGATTACAATGATGATCTTATGTGGACTAACATAATTGCCTCGTtcaaggaaagatttggactGGTATTTAACCAAGATTCCTTTCGGAGGCATTTCAAAAGTTTGGAGAAGCAATactttgatttaaaaaatattctcaagCAGAGAGGATTTTGGTGGGATGAAAGACGACATTCAGTAATTGCATACGATGATACTTGGTCTGCATATATTAAG GAACACCCACATGCAAAATCATACAGAACTGGTCCAATACCTAGCTATAATGATCTGTGCTTGATTTATGGAAATTCAGTTCCTGATGGAGGGCAGGGGCCAAAACAATTTGATCAAGGAATCGCTAGTGGTGGCAAAG gtgtCAGAACTAGCAATAGCTATCACTGGAGATCTGATTGGACACCTCAAACAGACAGATGGTTTATTGATCTAATGTTACATCAAGTTCGCATCGGAAATATGGTTgatcaaaatttcaacaaacaaGCTTGGGATCATATGGTTTCCAAGTTCAGTGCAGAATTTGGGCCTCAACACGATGAAGATGTATTAAAAAGtagattttttaatcttaGGAAAAGATTTCATGATATGAAATTTCTACTTGATCAGGATGGTTTTGTCTGGGATGAGTTACAACAGATGATAATTGCTGAAGATGACCTCTGGGACACATACATTGAG GAATATCCAGATGCAAGATCGTACCAGAACAGGGCTCTTCCAAATTTCAATGATTTGTTCTTGATATTTGGAAACAGCAAGACTTCAAATCAccaacattatttatttgactCTGTGGATACCATTGACAGTTATCCGGAAGTAAATATTG TAGATGAAGAGGAGGAGCAATTCTTTTCTGATAACAGTGATCAAGCAATAATTGAATGGACGAACCAGATGGATGATTATTATGTTGACCTCATGCTAGAGCAAGTCCGTAGAGGGAACAAGATCGGATCTACATTCACTGATCATGCTTGGGCCTGGATGGTTGCCTCATTTAACAAGACATTTGAACTTACGTGTGATAGAGATCTCCTTGAAAGTCGATTCTTTAGCATAAAGAAGGAATATAAAGATGCTCAACATATGGTCGATCAGAAAAATATGGCACGTGGCGGAATTCACCAATCTATGGTAACCGATAATGATGTATGTGAAGCTCGTATTAAG GAGCTTGCAAATGATAGTGTACGCAGAGGCAGAATCATCCATAGGTATGAAGATTTGTGCTTGATATATAATGATGAGTTTCGAGATGGAAGATTAGATAGCTCTCGTCTGAATGTAAAGGTTGAAGACGCTACTCGAAAAATTTGTAGAAGTGATTCGTTTACAGAATGTAAAACACCTTATGAGAGAAAGGGGTTTGAATCTTCCACTCCATCAACTTCCTTTGGGAGCAAAAGGGTTAAGAGAATCAAGGAAGAGATGCAGGAAATAGACAGTAGTAAGGGAAGTTTGGTGAAAAATATGGTCCATGTCGTGGATTACTCAATAGAAAATGTTGTTTCTGCACTCCAGAGTGTGCCAGACATGGATGATGAGTTGTTTTTGGAAGCTTGTAAGCTTTTAGAAGATGAGAGGAAGGCCAAGGTGTTCGTCGCCATGGATGTCACGACACGAAAGAGATGGTTATCGAAAAAGCTTTGCGGATAG